From Rudanella lutea DSM 19387, a single genomic window includes:
- a CDS encoding FtsK/SpoIIIE family DNA translocase: protein MAQSTASPRQPANRRRSQTATASEPSFDWAAALDRWLTDQRSTLTLGVFMMLVAVGLFVAFISYLFNGTDDQSVVDAALDVSVRTNGQEAKNWLGLLGAHIGHVFIFRWFGIGALGLPLIVFLSGYKLAFNAEPLPLARTTKATLFGMLWISLFTGYFVLATDSVAEGSIWCGGIGYELNALLQSLLGWGSLALVVFLLFLFIVFFFNVTSLPWLRTLGQRSPSPDSGSDGTLDEYDEDENDEPAPVKPTSTNAPRASASAVVEEIPAGPTRPEPVQTEDVEPEPEPEPLRTRPEPVTSPVASVGTTLIVKNNAETGEEPPATTPVFDVDVAEEEIDLVATHGLYDPTLDLPSYQYPTAELLTDYPNKGKAQVSEVELEENKNKIEDTLLKFGIGIKKIFAEVGPTVTLYEIIPADGVRISKIKNLEDDIALSLAALGIRIIAPMPGKGTIGIEVPNKNREMVSIRSVLTSEKFTKANMDLPIVLGKTISNEIYLADLAKMPHLLMAGATGQGKSVGLNVLLTSLIYKKHPAQLKFVLVDPKKVELTLFNRIERHFLAKLPDTDEAIITDTKKVVNTLNSLCIEMDNRYNLLKDANCRNLKEYNVKFVNRRLNPEKGHRFLPYIVLVIDELADLMMTAGKEVEQPIARLAQLARAIGIHLVVATQRPSVNVITGLIKANFPARLSFKVTSKIDSRTILDAGGAEQLVGMGDMLLSSNSDIIRLQCPFVDTNEIEEVCDFVGNQRGYDDAYFLPEFVGDDGGNADDEREVDLENRDPMFEEAARMVVLHQQGSTSLIQRRLKLGYNRAGRIVDQLEAAGIVGPFTGSKARDVLFHDVQQLEEHLKRLGS from the coding sequence ATGGCCCAGTCTACTGCCTCTCCCCGACAGCCTGCCAACCGCCGACGGTCTCAGACAGCTACCGCCAGTGAACCCTCGTTCGACTGGGCCGCTGCGCTCGACCGATGGCTCACCGACCAACGCTCCACGCTGACCTTAGGCGTTTTTATGATGCTGGTTGCGGTGGGTTTGTTTGTTGCGTTTATATCCTATCTGTTCAACGGTACCGACGATCAGAGTGTGGTTGATGCCGCCCTCGATGTTTCGGTGCGTACCAACGGGCAGGAAGCCAAAAACTGGCTGGGGCTTCTGGGCGCACATATCGGCCACGTTTTTATTTTCCGCTGGTTCGGAATTGGAGCCCTGGGCTTACCGCTGATCGTTTTTCTGTCGGGCTACAAACTGGCGTTCAATGCTGAACCGCTACCGCTGGCCCGTACGACCAAAGCTACCCTCTTCGGAATGCTTTGGATCAGCCTGTTTACCGGGTATTTCGTGTTGGCAACCGACTCCGTTGCCGAGGGTAGCATTTGGTGCGGTGGTATCGGCTACGAGCTGAATGCCCTGTTGCAGAGCCTCCTTGGCTGGGGTAGCCTGGCCCTTGTTGTCTTTCTGCTGTTTCTGTTTATTGTCTTTTTCTTCAACGTTACCTCGTTGCCGTGGTTGCGTACGCTGGGCCAACGTTCACCATCGCCTGATTCGGGCTCCGACGGCACATTGGACGAATACGATGAGGATGAAAACGACGAACCGGCACCAGTCAAACCCACATCAACCAATGCGCCCCGTGCGAGTGCCTCTGCTGTAGTCGAAGAAATTCCGGCTGGGCCGACACGGCCCGAGCCCGTTCAGACCGAGGACGTAGAGCCTGAACCTGAGCCCGAACCACTTCGCACCCGGCCCGAACCGGTGACGTCGCCCGTAGCATCGGTAGGAACCACCCTGATTGTGAAGAACAATGCCGAAACAGGCGAGGAACCTCCTGCCACGACCCCGGTATTTGACGTTGATGTAGCCGAGGAAGAGATTGACCTGGTAGCTACGCACGGCCTTTACGACCCAACGCTTGATCTGCCCAGCTACCAATACCCTACAGCCGAATTACTGACCGATTACCCCAACAAGGGTAAAGCGCAGGTGTCGGAAGTGGAACTGGAAGAGAACAAGAACAAGATTGAAGATACGCTGCTCAAGTTTGGCATCGGCATCAAGAAAATCTTTGCCGAAGTGGGGCCTACGGTCACGCTGTACGAGATTATTCCGGCCGATGGGGTACGAATCTCCAAAATCAAGAACCTCGAAGACGACATTGCCCTGAGCTTAGCCGCGCTGGGTATCCGGATTATTGCACCCATGCCCGGCAAAGGCACCATCGGGATTGAGGTGCCGAACAAAAACCGGGAGATGGTCTCTATCCGGTCGGTGCTTACGAGCGAGAAATTCACCAAGGCCAATATGGACCTGCCCATTGTACTGGGCAAAACGATTTCCAACGAGATTTACCTCGCCGATCTAGCCAAAATGCCCCACTTGCTCATGGCCGGGGCTACGGGTCAGGGTAAATCGGTGGGTTTGAACGTACTGCTGACGTCGCTGATTTACAAGAAGCACCCGGCTCAGCTCAAGTTTGTACTGGTTGACCCGAAAAAGGTAGAACTTACCTTGTTTAACCGCATCGAACGGCATTTTCTGGCCAAGCTGCCCGATACCGACGAGGCTATCATCACCGACACCAAAAAGGTGGTGAATACGCTCAACTCGCTTTGTATCGAGATGGATAACCGGTACAACCTGCTCAAAGACGCCAATTGCCGGAACCTGAAAGAGTACAACGTCAAGTTTGTTAACCGTCGGCTCAACCCCGAAAAAGGGCATCGGTTCCTGCCGTACATCGTGCTGGTGATCGACGAGTTGGCCGACCTGATGATGACCGCCGGTAAAGAAGTGGAGCAACCCATTGCCCGGCTTGCCCAGCTGGCGCGGGCCATTGGTATTCATCTGGTGGTGGCTACTCAGCGGCCTTCGGTCAATGTAATTACGGGCCTTATTAAGGCCAACTTCCCGGCCCGGTTGTCGTTCAAAGTGACCTCCAAAATTGATTCGCGTACGATTCTGGATGCCGGGGGCGCCGAACAACTGGTGGGTATGGGCGACATGCTGCTGTCGTCGAATTCCGACATTATCCGGTTGCAGTGCCCGTTTGTGGACACCAACGAGATCGAAGAGGTATGTGATTTTGTAGGCAATCAGCGCGGTTATGACGATGCCTATTTCTTGCCCGAATTTGTAGGCGACGATGGCGGCAATGCTGACGATGAGCGTGAAGTGGACCTCGAAAACCGCGACCCGATGTTTGAAGAAGCCGCCCGCATGGTCGTGCTTCATCAGCAGGGTAGTACCTCACTTATTCAGCGACGGTTGAAGCTGGGTTATAACCGGGCCGGCCGTATCGTCGATCAGCTCGAAGCAGCCGGTATTGTCGGGCCATTTACGGGGAGTAAGGCCCGCGACGTACTCTTCCACGACGTACAGCAACTCGAAGAACACCTCAAACGGTTGGGCAGTTGA
- a CDS encoding quinone-dependent dihydroorotate dehydrogenase, whose translation MYKRLVLPLLFRFDAEAVHHFATSALKLILSVPGMRGLARSLYTVNDPRLRRTVFGIDFPNPVGMAAGFDKNAELVPELNALGFGFIEIGTVTPRPQPGNPQPRLFRLKADGGLINRMGFNNKGAGPAAGRLRNRPAGLIVGGNIGKNKDTPNENALDDYLISFCELFDVVDYFVVNVSSPNTPGLRDLQEREPLTLLLQALQGENQTIATRSRVSPKPILLKIAPDLTNSQLDDIIAIVVETRIAGVIATNTTISREGLHTPAATIAEMGAGGVSGRPVRERATEVIRYLHQQSGGAFPIIGVGGIFTAQDALEKLRAGASLVQVYTGFIYEGPGMAKRICEGLLRDESFRG comes from the coding sequence ATGTACAAGCGTTTGGTTCTGCCCCTTCTGTTTCGCTTCGATGCCGAGGCTGTTCATCACTTTGCCACCTCTGCCCTCAAACTAATTCTGTCTGTACCGGGTATGCGCGGATTGGCCCGCTCACTGTACACAGTGAATGACCCACGTTTACGGCGCACCGTGTTTGGTATTGATTTCCCAAATCCCGTGGGTATGGCAGCTGGTTTTGATAAAAACGCGGAACTGGTGCCCGAACTGAATGCCCTGGGCTTCGGTTTCATCGAAATTGGAACGGTTACCCCCCGCCCTCAACCGGGCAACCCGCAGCCCCGGCTGTTTCGGCTCAAGGCCGATGGCGGACTCATCAACCGAATGGGTTTCAACAACAAGGGAGCAGGCCCGGCAGCGGGTCGGCTCCGCAACCGACCGGCGGGCCTGATTGTGGGCGGTAACATTGGCAAGAACAAGGATACCCCTAACGAAAACGCCCTCGACGATTACCTGATCAGTTTTTGTGAATTATTCGACGTAGTCGATTATTTCGTGGTCAACGTGAGTTCGCCTAATACGCCCGGCCTGCGCGATTTACAGGAGCGCGAACCACTCACTCTCCTGCTTCAGGCTTTACAGGGGGAAAACCAAACTATAGCTACCCGCAGCCGCGTCAGTCCGAAACCCATTCTGCTTAAAATTGCCCCTGACCTAACCAATTCGCAACTGGACGATATTATCGCTATTGTCGTCGAGACCCGGATTGCGGGGGTCATTGCTACCAATACCACCATTAGCCGGGAGGGCCTACATACGCCGGCCGCTACAATTGCCGAGATGGGAGCCGGTGGAGTAAGTGGTCGGCCCGTCCGCGAACGCGCTACCGAAGTGATCCGCTACCTGCATCAGCAGTCGGGCGGGGCATTCCCGATTATTGGCGTTGGCGGCATTTTTACCGCCCAGGACGCCCTCGAAAAATTGCGGGCAGGGGCATCGCTTGTGCAGGTGTACACCGGATTTATTTACGAAGGACCGGGAATGGCCAAACGAATTTGCGAGGGATTACTCCGCGATGAATCGTTTCGGGGCTGA
- the cysM gene encoding cysteine synthase CysM: MASLLDLVGNTPLVELNRLTATPARPHRHVRLLGKLEGHNPGGSVKDRAAYSMIKGAIDRGELKPGTRLIEATSGNTGIALAMIARLFGVEIELAMPKNSTRERVLTMEAFGATVTLTETIESARDYAEEQVQKGGFLMLNQFANPDNYLAHYRTTGPEIWRDTDGQVTHFVSSMGTTGTIMGTSRYLKEQNPAIQIVGCQPTDGSSIPGIRKWPVEYLPQIFEPQRVDRIIEVSETDAVATTRRLAQEEGVFAGMSSGGAVWAALQLMDELDHGTVVCIICDRGDRYLSSGLFG; encoded by the coding sequence ATGGCCTCTCTACTTGACCTTGTCGGTAACACCCCCCTCGTCGAACTCAACCGCTTGACCGCTACGCCTGCCCGCCCACACCGCCATGTGCGACTGCTGGGTAAACTGGAAGGCCACAATCCCGGTGGCAGCGTGAAAGACCGGGCTGCCTACAGTATGATCAAGGGGGCCATAGACCGGGGCGAACTAAAGCCGGGCACCCGACTCATTGAGGCTACGAGCGGCAACACAGGCATTGCCTTAGCTATGATTGCCCGGCTGTTTGGGGTTGAGATTGAGCTGGCCATGCCCAAAAACTCAACCCGCGAACGTGTGCTGACCATGGAGGCCTTCGGGGCCACCGTCACTCTGACGGAAACCATCGAGAGCGCACGCGATTACGCCGAAGAGCAGGTTCAGAAAGGGGGTTTTCTGATGCTCAATCAGTTTGCCAACCCCGACAATTATCTGGCACACTACCGCACTACCGGACCCGAAATCTGGCGCGATACCGATGGGCAGGTTACCCACTTTGTCTCATCGATGGGCACTACCGGTACCATTATGGGCACCTCGCGCTACCTGAAAGAGCAGAACCCGGCGATTCAGATTGTGGGTTGCCAACCCACCGATGGCTCGTCGATTCCGGGGATCCGAAAATGGCCGGTCGAGTACCTGCCACAGATTTTCGAGCCGCAGCGCGTCGACCGAATCATTGAAGTTTCTGAGACCGACGCGGTTGCTACCACCCGGCGGCTGGCGCAGGAAGAGGGCGTTTTTGCGGGCATGAGCAGCGGAGGAGCCGTTTGGGCTGCCTTACAACTTATGGATGAGCTGGATCATGGCACGGTTGTGTGCATCATTTGCGACCGGGGCGACCGTTACCTGTCATCTGGCTTATTTGGGTAG
- a CDS encoding LytR/AlgR family response regulator transcription factor encodes MKSQLTTLPLASNELEAVARQLQMAELTLPFWGYRKPMPIHRIVRLEGEGNYTHFYFNDGTKLIVSLTLKRIESRLPANVFARSHKKNLINLLYLREVRSKRHPFMVGLSNGDYVEVSRRKAAQFYRQIETFQQQMNLLRNVPVA; translated from the coding sequence ATGAAATCTCAATTGACCACACTTCCGTTGGCATCCAACGAGCTGGAAGCCGTTGCACGTCAACTCCAGATGGCCGAACTCACCTTGCCATTCTGGGGCTATCGCAAGCCCATGCCTATTCACCGGATTGTTCGGTTAGAAGGCGAAGGAAATTACACGCACTTTTACTTTAACGATGGCACCAAGCTCATCGTTTCGCTGACGCTCAAACGGATTGAAAGCCGTTTACCCGCCAATGTTTTTGCACGCTCTCATAAGAAGAACCTGATCAATCTACTGTATTTGCGGGAGGTTCGGTCCAAGCGACACCCATTTATGGTGGGTTTGTCAAACGGCGATTATGTGGAGGTCTCGCGTCGGAAAGCCGCACAGTTTTACCGGCAGATTGAGACGTTTCAACAGCAGATGAACCTGCTACGAAATGTACCCGTAGCGTAA